The following coding sequences are from one bacterium window:
- a CDS encoding chemotaxis protein CheD: protein MRLVVGIADMKLSTSRGDQLITHALGSCLGITVFDPVAGVGGMLHVMLPQSSIDPEKATENPHMFVDSGVPRLFIEAYKLGAQKSRMHLKVAGGASTQGIGDEDYFQIGKRNIVMLRKLLWKNGVMITSEDVGGTSSRTMLLDLADGSVSLKVQGVEKVL from the coding sequence ATGCGGCTGGTCGTCGGCATCGCCGACATGAAGCTGTCGACCTCGCGCGGCGATCAGCTGATCACGCACGCGCTCGGCAGCTGTCTCGGGATCACCGTGTTCGACCCGGTGGCCGGCGTCGGCGGGATGCTGCACGTGATGCTCCCGCAGTCGTCGATCGACCCGGAGAAGGCGACCGAGAACCCGCACATGTTCGTCGATTCCGGCGTGCCGCGCCTGTTCATCGAGGCCTACAAGCTCGGGGCCCAGAAGTCGCGGATGCACCTCAAGGTCGCGGGCGGCGCCTCGACGCAGGGGATCGGCGACGAGGACTACTTCCAGATCGGGAAGCGGAATATCGTTATGCTGCGCAAGCTGCTGTGGAAGAACGGCGTGATGATCACGTCCGAGGACGTGGGGGGGACCTCCTCGCGCACGATGCTCCTCGATTTGGCCGACGGGAGCGTCTCGTTGAAGGTCCAAGGCGTCGAGAAGGTTTTGTAG